From Leptodactylus fuscus isolate aLepFus1 chromosome 11, aLepFus1.hap2, whole genome shotgun sequence, one genomic window encodes:
- the LOC142184469 gene encoding olfactory receptor 5V1-like, which yields METLNHTMVTSFIIKGISDIPELQVPIFLLVLFIYLMTLGGNLTILLLVCLDHHLHTPMYFFLANLSIVDMSSATVTLHTMLLIGITGNKTISYTSCIAQIYFVGCFISEELLFLTVMSYDRYVAICNPLRYRMIMNQRVCAMLASICWVLGFLEIIPYAVLVTGFSCYRSNVVNHFFCDLVPVIKLSCSDTSVLEVLFIVEGAFILTLGPFILTFISYVFIISTIVRIRSSNGRRKAFYTCSSHLTVVSLLYTTLIYQYLRPISPVSLEYNKLISLFNSGAVPVLNPLIYSLKNKDVKAAFRRKSSHFCR from the coding sequence ATGGAGACTCTAAATCACACAATGGTGACATCCttcattattaaagggatctCAGATATCCCTGAGCTTCAAGTTCCCATCTTCCTTCTGGTCCTCTTCATTTATCTCATGACTCTTGGAGGAAACCTGACCATTCTTCTTCTGGTCTGCCTGGACCATCATCTCCAcactcccatgtacttcttcctgGCCAATCTGTCCATCGTGGACATGTCTTCTGCCACAGTTACTCTACATACTATGCTTCTCATAGGAATAACTGGTAACAAAACCATCTCCTATACAAGTTGCATAGCCCAAATATACTTTGTTGGGTGTTTTATCAGTGAGGAACTGCTATTCCTGACAGTCATGAGCTACGACCGATACGTGGCCATCTGTAACCCTTTGAGATACAGGATGATCATGAACCAGAGAGTTTGCGCCATGTTGGCCTCCATATGTTGGGTACTTGGTTTTCTAGAGATAATACCCTATGCTGTTTTGGTTACAGGGTTTTCATGTTACAGGTCCAACGTGGTcaaccatttcttctgtgatcttGTGCCAGTGATCAAACTCTCTTGTAGTGATACGTCAGTGTTGGAGGTTTTGTTCATTGTTGAGGGAGCCTTTATCTTGACTCTTGGGCCTTTCATATTAACATTCATTTCATATGTGTTCATTATATCCACCATCGTCAGGATACGTTCCAGCAATGGGAGACGGAAAGCCTTCTACACATGTTCCTCACACCTCACGGTAGTCAGTCTGCTCTACACCACACTTATCTATCAATATCTCAGGCCTATATCCCCCGTGAGCCTCGAGTACAATAAGTTGATCTCCCTGTTTAACTCAGGTGCCGTTCCAGTACTAAACCCTCTCATATACAGCCTGAAGAATAAAGATGTCAAAGCCGCTTTCCGGAGAAAAAGTTCACACTTTTGTAGATAA
- the LOC142185578 gene encoding olfactory receptor 5V1-like has translation MEQVNHTMVTFFIIKGISDIPELQIPIFLLVLLIWIISLGGNITIFVLVCLDHHLHTPMYFFLANLSIVDMSSATVILHTMLLIGITGNRSISYLSCIAQMYFVGCFITQELLILTAMSYDRYVAICNPLRYRMIMNQRVCAMLASVCWILGFLEIVPYVVLITGFSCYRSNVVNHFFCDVVPVIKLSCSDTSVLEVLFIAEGAILLSLVPFLLKVISYVFIISTIVRIRSSNGRRKAFYTCSSHITVVILLYTTLIYQYLRPISPVSLEYNKLISLFNSGAVPVLNPLIYSLKNKDVKAAFQRKRSCFSR, from the coding sequence ATGGAACAAGTAAATCACACAATGGTGACATTtttcattattaaagggatctCAGATATTCCTGAACTTCAAATTCCCATCTTCCTTCTGGTCCTCCTTATATGGATCATATCTCTTGGAGGAAACATCACCATCTTTGTACTCGTCTGCCTGGACCATCATCTCCAcactcccatgtacttcttcctgGCCAATCTGTCCATCGTTGACATGTCTTCTGCCACCGTTATTCTACATACTATGCTTCTCATAGGAATAACTGGAAACAGAAGCATTTCCTATCTAAGTTGCATAGCCCAGATGTATTTCGTTGGATGTTTTATCACCCAGGAGCTGCTAATCTTGACGGCCATGAGTTATGACCGATACGTGGCCATCTGTAACCCATTGAGATACCGGATGATCATGAACCAGAGAGTTTGCGCCATGTTGGCCTCTGTTTGTTGGATTCTTGGTTTTCTAGAGATAGTGCCCTATGTAGTATTGATCACAGGGTTTTCATGTTACAGGTCCAACGTGGTCAACCATTTCTTTTGTGACGTTGTACCTGTGATAAAACTCTCCTGTAGTGACACGTCGGTGTTGGAGGTTTTGTTCATTGCGGAGGGAGCCATTCTCTTGTCTCTAGTACCTTTCTTATTAAAAGTCATTTCATATGTCTTCATTATCTCCACCATCGTCAGGATACGTTCCAGCAATGGGAGACGGAAAGCCTTCTACACATGTTCCTCACACATCACAGTGGTCATCCTGCTCTACACCACTCTCATCTATCAATATCTCAGGCCTATATCCCCTGTGAGCCTCGAGTACAATAAGTTGATCTCTCTGTTTAACTCAGGTGCCGTTCCAGTACTAAACCCTCTCATATACAGCTTGAAGAATAAAGATGTCAAAGCCGCTTTCCAGAGAAAACGCTCATGCTTTTCTAGATAA